The sequence TGCAGATAGTTCAGCTTTTCAGCAATTTTGCTTTCTAAGCCACGGTTTTCTGGAAAATAGTAGCGTGTGTCGCGCATCTCTGGCGGGAAATAGCTCTCGCCTGCGGCATAGGCGCCCGGTTCATCATGGGCATATCGGTACCCTTCCCCATAGCCTAAATCTTGCATTAGCTTAGTGGGCGCATTACGTAAGTGATGAGGCACTTCAAGCTCAGAGGTATCTTCGGCATCTTGCAAGGCTTGTTTCCATGCTTTGTACACCGCGTTACTTTTCGGTGCACAGGCCAAATACACCACCGCTTGCGCTAAGGCACGCTCGCCTTCGGCAGGGCCAATACGAGTAAAGCAATCCCATGCACTGATTGCCACTTGCATTGCTCTTGGGTCGGCATTGCCAATATCTTCAGAGGCAATCGCCAATAAACGGCGCGCAATATATAAAGGGTCGCATCCCGCTTTGAGCATGCGTGCGCTCCAATACAGAGCGCCATCGGGATCAGAGCCGCGAATGGATTTATGCACCGCTGAAATAAGGTCGTACCAAATATCGCCTTTGTTATCAAAGCGCGCCACTTTAGAGCCCGCCACCTGCGCCAATAACTCAAGGTCGATCTGTTTGACCGAGTTCTTTTCCGGTGCCATATCGAAAAGTAATTCAAGATAGTTCAGCGCCATACGCGCATCGCCA is a genomic window of Vibrio neonatus containing:
- a CDS encoding replication-associated recombination protein A; the encoded protein is MSNMQFDFSSGEDFRPLAARMRPRTLEEYIGQQHVLGPGKPLYRALQAGQLHSMILWGPPGTGKTTLAEVAASYADARVERVSAVTSGVKDIRAAIEKARDNKLAGHRTILFVDEVHRFNKSQQDAFLPHIEDGTVTFIGATTENPSFELNNALLSRARVYKLGSLNTQDIEQVIEQALNDQERGLGKLQAQFIDESDKRLAELVSGDARMALNYLELLFDMAPEKNSVKQIDLELLAQVAGSKVARFDNKGDIWYDLISAVHKSIRGSDPDGALYWSARMLKAGCDPLYIARRLLAIASEDIGNADPRAMQVAISAWDCFTRIGPAEGERALAQAVVYLACAPKSNAVYKAWKQALQDAEDTSELEVPHHLRNAPTKLMQDLGYGEGYRYAHDEPGAYAAGESYFPPEMRDTRYYFPENRGLESKIAEKLNYLHSLDEKSTRKRYKK